The nucleotide sequence TCCTGTGTCGATTAAAACTTCAGATTAAAATCCTTAAAGTGTGGAGAAGGCTTCAAGACGTCTGAGTTCACctcagagagagctgcagagcatCAGGCTCAGGTGAGActgactgaggagagagagttAACCTGCAGGTGAGACTGTTCTCTCAACccacatttaaatataaaagacagggaggagctgagagagagagagagggagcgattgagagggagaaagagagagagagagagagctgcctCCTCTTTGATCCACCCGAGGATGAACAGAAAGgtaaataaaatcagatctCTGGGTCAGAGGAGAATCGTGTATTTCTGTATTATAAGGTAAAACATTAACTTTACGTGtttacatgtaaacaaacaaacatttatccCTTATTATTCTACCTTAAAGAtaaatctgatctttttaatatcacagtttaaaataataaactacagtcctgttaaagctcctgtgagttaCTTTCACTAtgcgttgattttggcaccccatgTGGACAAACGGTCTTAGTGACAGATATTAAATAACATCATAGTTATAATAAGTCATTTTCCTGATGGACAGGTTCATTTTTATAGCTCATATATCAGGGTTAATGTCAGGCTGCTTCATGAGCAGATTAAAAAGTTCAGCCTGGCGGAGCACCAAACAGAGCTTTAACAGCCTGGCTGTGGGTATTGAACCATGTTCAGAGCCAGTGTAAGAGCAGTGTGTTAATAAGTAAACAGCATGATTCAGATTGGTCTATATTCCATAgcaacagtctgttatttcttgaCGGCACACTGTTGCCATGGATACGGCTCTAATTACTCACTGGAGGACTTCCTTTGTCACTAAAACATCAGAGTGGTTACAGACATGAAAACTGTACTGTGACTTTATATGATAGtaagtaagggatgatgtaGGGTGAGCaagtagttatgggaaatagaatcctgagagggcgagacaagaccccgacgtgAAGTTTAGGAGACAGAAAGCTGAAACCGTTAATGTATTGATCGAGGAGCTGATGCAGAGAAAATGAATCTGCAACCATCACGATGATACTGCTGTACTTTACTGAAACAGGACTTTAACTGGTAGCAGATTAGTTTTACAGCGTGATGTGAGTCCTGAAAGTTTGAGCTCTCAGAGACGAGGAGAGAGTTTAAAACGTCAGATCTGATAATCGGAGCGAGATgaatcagaagaagaagagagatgaagagaagaagaagtgactgatctctgctctttctctctctccctcaggtgTGTGATGATCAGTAAAAAGGAATTCCCCAGGTGAACCTAAGCCCCGCCTCCTACATGTCTGACCCGCCCCCTCCTCACATGCtgagactcaaacacacactctgagtttCACTGAGCTCACCTGTTCAGCATCAGTTCAACCTGGTTTTATAACTTTGGATGGAGACAGTCTAGCAGTTTCCACCAACTTACTCTGTTTATGCTAAGCTGGGCTAACCCCTTCCTGACTCGAGCTCTGAGAGTGACacgtttaaaaacaaactgacccCTTCAGGTCAGGTTTCAGTTAACATcgtgttgttgtgttgtataACGTTAAACCGTCTGATGAAGGAGTAAACACATTTCTTCATGAAGCCATCGTCGGTTAGAGTCTCGGGTTGTGGTCGGGTCTGTGCGGTTGGTAGTTTGATGTTTACTCAGACATGAAAAGCGGGATCAGGTCTGATGTGAAGTCTGTGGATTCACTTAAACCCTGAATAATCCAGGTTTAAACCTGGACCTGGATCCAGTCCAGCAGGCCGAGACACGAATGAACCCAAAGACtctgaaacatgaaacatgcagGTTGTCTTTTTAAACAGAATTCATATCATAGTGAAAAACTGAGTCCTGATGAGAGCGGATCCTGGTTTCAAATACCGCTGCTcgtctttttaaagtttgtaaaGTTTGTTAAGTTTGTAAAATTATTCCTAACCCTGTGAGATGTCTCATGATCCGCTCTAATCACAGTGATGATGACTCGTCTGAGGCTCGGTGCTCGAGGAGTTCACGGTGATGTATGCGGCAAGGGCGTGGCGGAGATTCAAACAGATTTATTGACGACAGAAGTTTAAATAATCGCAGGATTTATGAGTGAAACTGAACCTGGCTTTGAACTCGGCCTGAGTTCATCTGGTTTATTCACAGGTTGGTTAAAGACTGATttaaacacagcacacagaacAACAAGAATCAGAACACACGTGTGCatcttcacacacatacacgtgtGTTTCTGTACGATGTTTGGAGCAGCTGACGGAGGCTCAGTTGAGTCCGTCAGAGTTCAACTGAGACGCAGACTGAGGTAAAGTTTCTTCAGCGATAAGAGCAGAAAACATCCAAACACccagagagaacagaggaacTGTGATACCATCGCTCTAAGTGTTTCTGAGGAGGAAgaacccaaacacacacttcctctgagCGCACAGGTGAGTGATCACACAGAGATAACACCtgaaacatccacacacaccgagtgtgtgtgaacactgaaccagaactggacCCGATACTGCTGACAAAGATCACTGAAGACAACACTGAGTCTGCACCCtgcactgcaacacacacacacacacatacacacacacacgcaggcggAGCAGGTAATGACAGtgtctgtaaacacacagcttTAGCAGCACTAATGGCCTGTCTGCACACACTCTGACAgaaactgatgtgtgtgtgtgtgtgtgtgtctttgatgCTGAGTGTTGTAGTCTGAGGCAGGTTGAGACAGGAAGCTGATGAGATCAAACACGTCACCATACTCAGATACGCTTGCTCTTCAGACGGAGGTGTTCCCCTCGCTGCTCCTGTAACCTCACTGTGTTAAAAGCCTCTTCTCACTACATTACCCATGAGCCTCAGCTGACAGGTGATGGTTTAAACCTGTCAGTGTCTCCTGATCAGTGATTTAATCTGACTTAATGAAGCAGCTTTGAGTGTAATGGAGCTTTAAAATCTAAACATGGAGCTCAGTGATGATTGTTAGAGGCACAATGTATCTTGGGAATTGTGGTTTCTGTCCTCCCCTGAAGCTGATAACGCTTGTGCAGGTTTAAACTTGTAACGTAGTGTTTATTGAtgactgtattattattattttagagacagaaacatgacaCGTCAGTTTTTCTTCCCTCAGTTTATTCAAAGACACACTCTCTAATCcagaaacaaactaaaacttctcTCCATCTTCAGAACATCCAGCTTCTCTTTAAAACTATGAACCCAACAGCAGCCGGAGCTCTCCTGAGCGCACTCAGATCCTGATGAAGACgaacatcatcatcctcatccttaGGGAAGAGATAAAGTGCATAAAGTCCATCTGAGAGAAGCCAAGCAGCTTCTGCTCAACGACGCTCAATCTGAAGGAAAACGTCATGCCGGAGGAAGTCAGCAGAGTGTCAGAGCGACAGCAGCAGAGCGTGGAGGGGACGAAGAATCATTTactctttgttttctgtgaCCGATGAATCAAAGTTTACTCTTTAACATCAAGAGAGAAGACGTTACACAGTCTGAACCTGACAGGAAGAACAGGTCTGAAGCAGGAAGCTGAGGAACATCAGAAACTCTTCAATGCGTTTCTATGACGTTTAAGAAAGAAGTGATTTATTAGAGATGATTTACTCATCTTTGTTCAGAAGATGAATCAAGAAATCTGAGGAGACAGATGAGTTCTTCTCTATCAAATACTGCAACGGTTTTATTCCAGCTGTGATCCTTAAACCAACAGAAAGCAGTGAAAAACTAAGTCTGATGATATTTATATCATGATAAAGTTGTAATAAGTCATCAGTATGTGATAAAGCTCATCATGACAGAAAAGATCATCTTTTATCTCATCATAGTAACTTACAGATTTATAATTTAGACTTTTCATCTATTAGGTTTGACTCTTATCTCATaaaattttacttattttttcctaatcttgacttttatttattaattgtgTTACTTTCAGTCGAATAAGTTTGACCTCTTGTGGTTTAATTTAGACTTTTATCTCCTTGAATCATtgtaaaattatttattttcgtCTCATGTTTTATGTTTGACTAATAAGTTTGACTGATAATCTTCatattttgtgcttttatcTCTAAATTGTGACCTTTATTCATCTTTGAGTTACTATCTTATAATTTGATTAATTCAATAATTAACAGATTAATATTTTTAACATCATCGTGagtcttcatcttcttcttgtttttttctgcttcagtTGAAGGCTTTTACTGTGAAGGGCCCACCTGTCACACCTGCTGTTAGATGATGTCACGTTGAGGAGCGTCAGCTGTAACTTTTTCTGACttcatcagtttttatttttctgatcacATCGAGTCACTGTTATTGATAATGTAACGATGAGTCTGAGCAGCTCTAATTGGCTGATCAAGtaaagctgctgctgtctgtgatgatgacgatgacgaggatgatgatgatgtcactgtGGGGATGGTCTCATGATCGCTCAGCTGACTTCCTCTTCGGTTGACGTTTTTTAACTTAAACTTTTGTCgactggatgttttttattgatcCAGACGTCTTATCGGCTCCAGTCTCTGTCTATCAGTTTATTGATCAGTCTGTCTCAGcagcactctgtgtgtgtgtgtgtgtgtgtgtgtgtgtgtgtgtgtgtgtatggtgtgtgtgtgtgtgtgtgtgtgtgtgtgtgtgtgtgtgtgtgtgtgtgtgtgtgtgtgtgtgcatgtgcgtgcgtgtgcgtgtgtgtgcgtgtttggcTGGGTCCATGGTGATGTAGAAGATGCCCTCCTCTTCAGTAAGTCTCCGTACGTttattgatgtttgttttctgagtaAAGATGGCGGAGGACGTAGGTGAGAGTTTCATGAACACGCACAGAGCCGGGCTCGTCGCAGcctgatgacatcatctctAGAGGCCCAGAGACTTCCTGACGATCTTCTGGGCGAGTTTGTAAAACTGCTCTCTGTCCTCACGCCACATCTTAGATGCGTCCACGTTTGCTCCGCTCTCATCATTGGGCTCTGAGAGGACACAAGGAGAGGACACAAGGAGACTTAAAAAGATGAGAAATAAATAAGGAAACAAGAGAGAAGGTGAGAGGGAACGAGGAAGCAGGAGGGGAAAAGTGCATAAGATGGGTAACAGATGAAAcagaacacacaggaaacaaaaaCGTAAATGAGGGaaccaaagaggacacaagGGATCATGACAGTAATCAAAGAGGGAACAAGGTAAGAGCTGAGTAAAAGATGGAGAATATAAGgtacaaagagaggaaggagagaaggaaagaagaatagGAGATAAATTAAATGGAAGGAATGAAGGAGACAAGGGAAACAAGGAAGGGAACAAGAAACAAGCAAGGAAATAAGAGGGAAAACAAGGGAATGCGGGACTAGGAAATAAGTAAAAGAATAAACTAAACAAGAGAGAAATAATGGAGACAGGTGAAACAAGAACATACAGGAGAGGATACAAGGGAACAACAAGGTAGAAAGTGAGGAGACAAAGAAGGAAACAATAAAGGAAGTTAGGAAGCAAGAGAAGAAACATGCAAGGAAATGAGAGAGAAACCAAGGATAGaggaaacaagaaagaaagagagactatAAAAGATAAACTGAGGGGAAACAAGGAGACATGAGAGGAAAGGGGAGAGGAAACAAGGGATAAAATGAGGAAACAAGCGATAGATagatgaggaagaaaaaagagaggaaagaagagagggaacaagGGAGAAAATAAGAGCGAGATCAAGACGGgaaacaagaggagaagaaaaaaggagaggaagtcaGGTAGGAGACGAGGATAAAGAAgtggaggaaacaaggagacagagagacatgCTGAGGCATCAGAAGtagtttttaagatatttttgaGTGTCATGAGTGATGTCATCAGTAAGGTGTGTTACCTGCGAGCATGCTGACCACAGACAGCAGGATCTTCTCCACACTCTGAACAGGACTCCACCTCTCTGCACTGCTCTCATAACCCATCGGATCATCTCCAGGAGCGTGGAGGATGGAGATACACACCCTGCCGTCAGGATagactgaggaggagagaggggagagagagagagggaggaggagatggaggaggaggaggaggaggaggaggaggaggaagatgaggaagaggaggaggaggaggaggagagaggaagaggaagaggaagaggaggagaggagaggagaggagaggagaggagaggagaggagaggagaggagaggagaggagaggagagttgtGAGTAAATATTCTTTGAAGAGAATCAAACTGAAACGGATCCTGACCAGACCTCTGAAGGTTTAGGAACTGTAAAAACCTGATCCTGAAGTCGTCTGACACGCTTCCAACATGTTTCACCTTACATAAGTGTTCTCACatcaacaggtgtgtgtgtgtgtgtgtgtgtgtgtgtgtgtgtgtgtgcgtgtgtgtgtgtgtgtgtgtgtgcgtgtgtatgtgtgtgtgtgtgcatgtgcgtggtAATCAGAGATGATCAGTGTATCTGAACATCAGACGGACTGACGGTGTGTTATCAGGGTGAGCTGAGTGCTTCCTGTTCTCTTCCCGTCATGGAGGTGTTTCATATTCTGACAGCTGCAGGTTGAAACTTCGGGAATCGAACTATCCACCCTCTGTCATTGCTGCAGGGTCATGGCAGTTGATTGGTTGTGACAGCGGTGACTTTAGAGACACCACAGAGGAGGATAACACcaacacctgtgtcttgttcCCTGCAGGTgcgttcttttatttatttgaatgtttaaaggagtgtttccacacacagaCCTAACCTGAGCGGGTCGCCCATGTTTTCTTAaaccaatgttatttaaaaaaaattatttctatAAGATCCTCACCCACATCAATGACTGAGACCACCTGCCTCGTCTTGTGTCTGATTTAAAGTCACTGCGCAAACTTAAACAGATGGTTCAGAAGAGCAACAACTCCTAAAACCAAAAAGACTTTGGTCTTAGTTTGGTTTATAATCCGTCTCTATCTGTATAAAAGTATAACTCGTGACTCTGTTCCTGTTACAGATCAGACCCTCTCTTCACGTGAAGCTGAACGTAGTCTGTGTTCATGACCGATGCTCTGCAGACTGCAAACGGCCCCGCTCAGCgtttcttcttcatgtgttttatcTTCAGCTGTTTGTTGATGGAGGATCAGTCGATACAGTTACTGCAGGAAGTTCAGCTCAGGGCCATGctggtgtctgtgtctgtgtctgtgtctgtgtctgtgtgtgtgtgtgcacgtgtgtgtgtgcgtgcacgtgtgtgtgtgtgtgtgtgtgaggagatgatgatgatgataatgatgggGGGGTCACAGGCGAGCAACCCGTCCTCTAATCAGGACGGAGCGTGCTCAGACCGACTCCCTGCTGTGACATCATGGTTCAGTCCACTAATCAGAGCGCTAATGACAGCATGCTAACAACATGCTAATGGCCTGctaacagcagcagaggcgtgACATGTTCAGACTCGTCCAATGAGGCTTTCAAGTCAAAGTCAGAGACTCAGCAGGACCAAGGTCTGAACCGTCACATGACCAAGTCTGCTGCAGAGTTTTAGAATaaagagaacaacaacaacaacaataaaaacaacaacaataataactttaataataataataatcataataaaaataattgaataactgaataataataactttaataataataataataataattatagtaataaCTAAGAATATAAAGGTGTTTGGACTCACTGTTGGGGTGAAACATGTCACAGGTGAACCTCATCTTCGGAGGACTGAGAGGATAATCAGAGGGGAAGCTGAGGACGGCAGGAAACACTCCACCTTCAAAACACGTGTCCTGAGGACCCCTGAGACCCACAGGAACATGGTTA is from Notolabrus celidotus isolate fNotCel1 chromosome 10, fNotCel1.pri, whole genome shotgun sequence and encodes:
- the ube2g2 gene encoding ubiquitin-conjugating enzyme E2 G2 yields the protein MGPQDTCFEGGVFPAVLSFPSDYPLSPPKMRFTCDMFHPNIYPDGRVCISILHAPGDDPMGYESSAERWSPVQSVEKILLSVVSMLAEPNDESGANVDASKMWREDREQFYKLAQKIVRKSLGL